A genomic region of Candidatus Marimicrobium litorale contains the following coding sequences:
- a CDS encoding error-prone DNA polymerase, with protein sequence MPYAELHCLSCYSFLRGASHPHELVGRAAALGYHAIAITDECSLAGVVKAHVALRELQGDAKPKLIIGSELQLEEGIRLVALVPSRAAYAELSGLISMARRRSPKGEYRVALRDIVFHLKRCLIIWLPDDNSDTTQAFGLQLARLCKGRLWLGVSNLLGNDESRRYLGLAHMANTLSIPMVACGDVRMHIASRKPLLDVLTALHHNTSISQLGTRRLANSQQHLRTQKSLRRLYNHDLLAESVHIAERCDFTLEELRYEYPQEVVPENHNATSYLHQLVAEGARQRWPQGVPPDIQARIKRELALIKELQYEYYFLTVYDIVRFARSRHILCQGRGSAANSVVCYCLFITEVSPEQISLLFERFISRERDEPPDIDVDFEHERREEVIQYIYNKYSRRRAALAATIITYRARSAVRDVGKALGLDSVFVDDLAKSMAWWDRTRDLAKRFEEQGVAGHSQQAELFYSLVQQILGFPRHLSQHVGGFVITRSPISQLVPVENASMADRTVIQWDKEDIESLGLLKVDILALGMLSAIRKSLQMVHRYCPALKTISDVPRDDAATWRMLQQADTVGVFQIESRAQMSMLPRLKPATFYDLVIEIAIVRPGPIQGNMVHPYLRRKQGKEAITYPSDAIREVLARTLGVPIFQEQVIRLAMVAAGFTGGEADALRRAIASWGRNSKLLTFEKKLTQGMIERGYDARFAGQLFDQIKGFAGYGFPESHSASFALLAWVSAWLKCHHPAAFFAGLLNSQPMGFYSASQLIQDARRHRVVVLPVDVNQSLWDHQLLEYPEAQGQPALRLGLRLVRGLSRQGAQRLVEARQRKPFRQISNLRRRAQLDKRDMEALADADALQSLSGHRHQAQWQIMALEQPRPLLQDEQSQHGSYFDDGVQLPRPNVAEDVLSDYRATGLTLRAHPMSLLRTRYPFNRCKRQADLAALGNRRFVRIAGIVTCRQRPGSASGVLFLTLEDETGNSNIVVWQRTQQQFRQALMGGKLLLVKGVVEQKDNVIHVIAGALYDYTSELAELPVQSHDFH encoded by the coding sequence ATGCCCTACGCCGAACTCCACTGCCTCAGTTGCTACAGTTTCCTGCGCGGCGCGTCTCACCCTCACGAGCTGGTGGGGCGGGCAGCAGCGCTGGGATACCACGCGATAGCCATCACCGACGAGTGCTCACTGGCCGGTGTAGTGAAAGCCCATGTCGCGCTCAGGGAGCTGCAAGGTGATGCCAAACCCAAGCTGATCATCGGCAGCGAATTGCAACTGGAGGAAGGCATTCGGCTGGTCGCGCTGGTGCCCTCCCGCGCCGCTTATGCGGAGCTGTCAGGGCTTATCAGTATGGCCCGCAGGCGCAGCCCCAAGGGAGAATACCGGGTCGCCTTGCGCGATATTGTGTTTCATCTCAAACGCTGCCTCATCATCTGGTTACCCGACGATAACAGCGATACCACGCAGGCCTTTGGCCTGCAGCTGGCGCGTTTGTGCAAAGGCCGCCTATGGCTGGGCGTCAGCAACCTGTTGGGTAACGACGAGAGCCGTCGCTACCTTGGGCTGGCACACATGGCGAATACCCTGAGCATTCCGATGGTGGCCTGCGGCGATGTGCGCATGCATATTGCCAGCCGCAAGCCACTGCTCGACGTGCTCACCGCACTACACCACAACACCAGTATCAGCCAGCTGGGTACCCGCCGCCTGGCCAACAGCCAACAACATTTACGCACACAAAAATCACTGCGTCGCCTCTATAACCACGATCTATTGGCAGAATCCGTGCACATCGCCGAGCGCTGTGATTTTACGCTGGAGGAATTGCGTTACGAGTATCCGCAGGAAGTGGTTCCCGAGAATCACAACGCCACCAGCTACCTGCATCAGTTGGTGGCCGAGGGTGCACGGCAGCGCTGGCCGCAGGGTGTACCGCCAGACATACAGGCCCGCATCAAGCGTGAATTAGCGCTGATTAAAGAGTTGCAATACGAATACTACTTTCTCACGGTGTACGATATCGTGCGCTTTGCCCGCAGCCGGCATATCCTGTGCCAGGGCCGCGGATCAGCGGCCAACTCGGTAGTCTGTTACTGCCTGTTTATTACCGAGGTCTCGCCCGAACAGATCTCACTACTGTTTGAACGCTTCATCTCCAGGGAGCGCGACGAGCCACCTGATATCGATGTCGATTTCGAGCACGAGCGGCGAGAGGAGGTCATCCAGTATATTTACAACAAGTATTCCCGCAGACGCGCTGCCCTGGCCGCCACCATTATCACCTACCGCGCGCGCAGCGCCGTACGTGACGTGGGCAAGGCGCTCGGGCTGGATTCGGTATTCGTCGACGACCTGGCTAAATCCATGGCCTGGTGGGATCGCACCCGCGACCTGGCAAAACGTTTTGAAGAACAGGGCGTAGCGGGCCACAGTCAGCAGGCAGAGTTGTTTTACTCACTGGTACAACAAATTCTCGGGTTCCCCCGGCACCTGTCACAACATGTGGGTGGATTTGTGATTACGCGCAGCCCTATCTCGCAATTGGTGCCCGTTGAAAATGCCAGTATGGCGGACCGTACGGTCATTCAGTGGGACAAGGAGGACATCGAATCGCTGGGCCTGCTCAAGGTCGACATACTCGCGCTGGGGATGCTGTCTGCCATACGCAAGAGCCTGCAAATGGTGCACCGCTACTGCCCCGCACTCAAAACCATAAGCGATGTGCCAAGAGACGACGCCGCCACCTGGCGCATGCTGCAGCAGGCGGATACTGTCGGCGTATTCCAGATCGAATCGCGCGCGCAGATGTCGATGCTGCCGCGATTAAAACCCGCCACCTTTTACGATCTGGTGATCGAAATCGCCATCGTGCGGCCGGGCCCCATTCAGGGCAACATGGTGCACCCCTACCTCAGGCGCAAACAGGGTAAGGAGGCGATCACCTACCCCAGCGATGCCATCAGGGAAGTATTGGCGCGTACTCTGGGAGTGCCGATTTTCCAGGAGCAGGTGATCCGCCTGGCGATGGTCGCCGCAGGCTTTACCGGTGGCGAAGCAGACGCCCTGCGACGCGCCATTGCCTCCTGGGGCAGAAACAGCAAACTGCTTACCTTCGAGAAGAAACTCACCCAGGGTATGATCGAGCGCGGCTACGATGCCCGGTTCGCAGGGCAGTTATTCGACCAGATCAAGGGCTTTGCCGGTTACGGTTTTCCCGAGTCTCACTCTGCCAGCTTTGCCCTCCTCGCCTGGGTCTCCGCCTGGCTTAAATGTCATCACCCTGCCGCTTTCTTTGCAGGGCTGCTCAACAGCCAGCCTATGGGCTTTTACAGCGCCTCACAGCTTATACAGGATGCGCGCCGCCACCGGGTCGTGGTGTTACCGGTAGACGTTAACCAGTCGCTCTGGGATCACCAGTTACTGGAGTACCCAGAGGCACAGGGGCAGCCGGCACTACGCCTGGGCCTGCGTCTGGTGCGTGGCCTGAGTCGCCAGGGGGCACAGCGGCTGGTAGAGGCCAGGCAGCGCAAACCCTTCCGGCAGATCAGCAACCTGCGTCGCCGGGCACAACTCGACAAACGCGACATGGAAGCCCTCGCCGATGCCGACGCCTTGCAATCGCTGAGCGGCCACCGTCACCAGGCCCAGTGGCAGATCATGGCATTGGAACAACCCCGACCGTTGTTGCAAGACGAACAGAGTCAACACGGCAGCTATTTTGACGACGGGGTGCAGCTGCCCCGACCGAATGTAGCGGAAGACGTGTTGTCCGATTACCGCGCCACCGGGCTGACACTGCGGGCTCACCCGATGAGCCTGCTGCGCACACGTTATCCCTTCAACCGCTGCAAACGCCAGGCCGATCTCGCCGCTCTGGGTAATCGGCGTTTTGTTCGCATTGCCGGGATTGTCACCTGCCGCCAGCGCCCCGGCAGTGCCTCCGGCGTACTGTTTCTCACACTGGAAGACGAAACCGGCAACAGCAATATCGTGGTATGGCAACGCACCCAGCAGCAGTTCCGTCAGGCACTGATGGGGGGCAAGTTATTACTGGTAAAAGGTGTGGTGGAGCAGAAGGACAATGTTATCCATGTTATTGCCGGTGCCCTGTACGATTACACCAGCGAGCTGGCTGAACTGCCGGTACAGTCACACGATTTTCATTGA
- a CDS encoding argininosuccinate synthase, producing MSDVKKVVLAYSGGLDTSVIVRWLQDNYGCEVVTFTADIGQGEEVEPARAKAEAMGVKEIYIDDLREEFVRDFVFPMFRANTIYEGEYLLGTSIARPLIAKRLIEIANETGADAISHGATGKGNDQVRFELGAYALKPGIKVIAPWREWDLHSRESLMAYCKDRDIPVDFASAKKKSPYSMDANLLHISYEGDLLENPWSEPEEDMWRWSVSPEAAPDTPVYIELDFEQGDVVAIDGEAMTPATVLETLNKVGGAHGIGRDDIVENRYVGMKSRGCYETPGGTILLKAHRAIESLTLDREVAHLKDELMPRYANVIYNGYWWSPERKMLQAAIDESQAVVNGKVRLKLYKGNVIVAGRQSVDSLFDESIATFEDDAGAYDQKDAEGFIKLNALRLRIAANKGRSQF from the coding sequence ATGTCTGACGTAAAGAAAGTCGTACTGGCCTACAGCGGTGGTCTGGACACCTCGGTCATCGTGCGGTGGCTGCAGGACAATTATGGCTGCGAGGTGGTGACATTTACCGCGGATATCGGCCAGGGCGAGGAAGTGGAACCGGCGCGCGCCAAGGCGGAGGCCATGGGCGTGAAGGAAATCTATATCGACGACCTGCGTGAGGAATTCGTGCGAGATTTCGTGTTCCCCATGTTCCGCGCCAACACCATTTACGAGGGTGAGTACCTGCTGGGCACCTCTATCGCGCGCCCCCTGATTGCCAAGCGACTGATTGAGATCGCCAACGAAACCGGGGCGGATGCCATCTCTCACGGTGCGACGGGTAAAGGCAATGACCAGGTGCGCTTTGAGCTGGGTGCCTATGCACTTAAGCCCGGCATCAAGGTGATCGCACCTTGGCGGGAGTGGGACCTGCACTCGCGCGAATCGCTGATGGCCTACTGCAAGGATCGTGACATCCCCGTGGATTTTGCCAGCGCGAAGAAAAAATCGCCCTATTCGATGGACGCCAACCTGCTGCACATCTCCTACGAGGGCGACCTGCTGGAGAATCCCTGGTCCGAGCCGGAAGAGGATATGTGGCGCTGGAGTGTCAGCCCGGAAGCGGCGCCGGATACACCGGTGTATATCGAGCTGGATTTCGAGCAGGGTGATGTGGTCGCGATAGACGGAGAGGCGATGACTCCGGCGACGGTGCTGGAAACCCTGAACAAGGTGGGCGGTGCCCACGGCATTGGCCGCGATGACATTGTCGAGAATCGCTATGTGGGCATGAAATCCCGAGGGTGTTATGAAACCCCCGGCGGCACCATCCTGTTGAAAGCGCATCGGGCCATCGAGTCCCTGACACTGGATCGGGAGGTGGCACATCTGAAGGACGAACTGATGCCGCGCTACGCCAATGTGATCTACAACGGCTACTGGTGGTCACCCGAGCGCAAGATGCTGCAGGCGGCGATTGATGAATCGCAGGCTGTGGTGAATGGCAAGGTACGTCTCAAACTGTATAAAGGTAATGTCATTGTGGCGGGTCGGCAGTCGGTAGACAGTCTGTTCGATGAGTCGATTGCGACCTTCGAAGACGACGCCGGTGCCTATGACCAGAAAGATGCGGAAGGCTTTATCAAGCTGAACGCGCTGCGTCTCAGGATTGCAGCCAACAAGGGCCGCTCGCAGTTTTAG
- the pyrC gene encoding dihydroorotase, with translation MTELTITRPDDWHVHLRDGTALPATCGDMARYFGRAIVMPNLTPPVTTVALALAYRERLLAAMADQPRQFDPLMVLYLTDQTEPQEIARAAASEHVHGVKLYPAGATTNSDAGVAQLDGLYPVLEAMEKADLPLLVHGEVTDREVDIFDREKVFIEQHLEPITRRFPRLRTVLEHITTADAVDFVNSAGDRVAATITAHHLLLNRNDMLVGGIRPHYYCLPVLKRRTHQEALRTAATSGNAKFFLGTDSAPHTTASKESDCGCAGVYSAHAALELYAEVFEQMDAINMLEGFASHFGPDFYGLPRNEDTVTLRKRSWTVPAQLALGSETLTPLGANRAIAWQVEASS, from the coding sequence GTGACCGAATTAACCATAACCCGCCCCGATGACTGGCATGTACACCTGCGGGACGGCACTGCCCTGCCCGCTACCTGCGGCGATATGGCACGTTACTTTGGACGGGCCATTGTGATGCCCAACCTGACACCCCCTGTGACCACTGTAGCGCTGGCGCTGGCCTATCGCGAGCGCCTGCTTGCGGCCATGGCCGATCAGCCGCGTCAATTCGACCCGCTGATGGTGCTCTACCTCACGGACCAGACTGAGCCACAGGAAATCGCACGGGCAGCCGCCTCCGAACACGTTCACGGGGTGAAACTTTATCCTGCCGGCGCCACCACCAACTCCGATGCCGGCGTCGCGCAACTCGATGGCCTCTACCCGGTGCTGGAGGCCATGGAGAAGGCGGACTTACCCCTGTTGGTGCACGGCGAAGTCACCGACCGCGAGGTCGATATTTTCGATCGCGAAAAAGTGTTTATCGAACAACACCTCGAGCCGATCACCCGCCGTTTCCCACGTCTGCGCACGGTGCTGGAGCACATCACAACGGCCGATGCGGTAGATTTTGTAAACTCAGCCGGCGACAGGGTAGCCGCGACCATCACAGCGCATCACTTGTTGCTTAACCGCAATGACATGTTAGTGGGGGGTATTCGCCCACACTACTATTGTCTGCCGGTACTGAAGCGACGCACACACCAGGAAGCACTGCGCACCGCGGCCACCTCGGGAAATGCCAAATTTTTCCTGGGCACAGATTCCGCACCCCACACCACTGCCAGCAAGGAAAGCGACTGCGGCTGTGCCGGGGTGTACAGCGCGCACGCGGCACTTGAACTCTACGCGGAGGTGTTCGAGCAAATGGACGCTATCAACATGCTGGAGGGTTTTGCCTCCCATTTCGGACCCGACTTTTACGGCTTGCCGCGCAATGAGGACACCGTGACACTGCGTAAGCGCAGCTGGACCGTCCCTGCACAATTGGCTCTTGGGTCCGAAACGCTGACCCCCTTAGGCGCCAACCGAGCCATCGCCTGGCAGGTTGAAGCCTCCTCATGA
- the rnt gene encoding ribonuclease T, with protein MSSESACQMSDRFRGFLPVVIDVETGGFDASTDAMLELGATTVRMDDDGLLAVHRTFQYHVQPFEGANIEQSALDFTGIDPWHPFREAVPEAEALKAMFNIVRKEMREQSCTRAVLVGHNAHFDAGFVNAAVERCDIKRNPFHPFSHFDTATLAGLAYGQTVLARACEEAGIAFDNNEAHSAAYDAERTAELFCDIVNRWKECGGWQPRFSE; from the coding sequence ATGAGTAGCGAATCCGCATGCCAGATGAGTGACCGTTTTCGCGGTTTTTTGCCCGTGGTCATCGACGTAGAGACTGGCGGATTCGATGCGTCGACCGACGCGATGCTGGAATTGGGCGCGACTACTGTGCGCATGGATGACGACGGGCTGCTGGCAGTTCATCGTACTTTCCAGTACCACGTGCAGCCGTTCGAGGGCGCTAATATCGAGCAGTCCGCTCTCGACTTCACCGGCATCGATCCCTGGCACCCCTTTCGCGAAGCTGTGCCTGAGGCGGAGGCCCTCAAGGCCATGTTCAACATCGTGCGTAAGGAGATGCGTGAGCAGTCTTGTACCCGGGCTGTGCTGGTGGGTCACAATGCCCACTTCGATGCGGGCTTTGTCAATGCGGCTGTGGAGCGATGCGATATCAAGCGCAATCCCTTCCACCCCTTTTCCCATTTCGATACGGCCACGCTGGCTGGCCTGGCCTACGGGCAAACGGTACTGGCACGCGCCTGTGAGGAAGCCGGTATCGCTTTTGACAACAACGAGGCCCACTCGGCCGCCTACGACGCCGAGCGCACCGCCGAGCTGTTTTGCGATATTGTCAACCGCTGGAAAGAATGCGGTGGCTGGCAGCCTCGCTTCAGTGAGTGA
- a CDS encoding LON peptidase substrate-binding domain-containing protein, whose amino-acid sequence MMELPLFPLSGVLLPYGRLPLQIFEPRYLDLVKDSMKSESPFGVVWIRRGAEVAERGRASAELGDYGTCAHIVDWDQLDNGLLGITIEGGECFDLFETSTRSDGLVIGQVEIQPTPPAVRLSEESQSLLDILRSLEQHPHVQRLNLRLDYNDSWQVAYALVQLLPMDEALKYELLGMADINDLAAELQVLLKQISGEN is encoded by the coding sequence ATGATGGAGTTGCCTCTGTTTCCCCTGTCAGGTGTGTTGCTGCCCTACGGGCGCTTGCCCCTGCAGATTTTTGAGCCGCGCTATCTTGATCTGGTAAAGGACAGCATGAAGTCCGAAAGTCCCTTTGGGGTAGTCTGGATTCGGCGGGGCGCAGAAGTAGCAGAGCGGGGGCGCGCCTCTGCAGAGCTTGGTGACTACGGCACCTGTGCCCACATCGTCGACTGGGATCAGCTCGACAATGGTTTGCTGGGTATCACGATAGAGGGTGGCGAGTGTTTTGACCTGTTTGAAACGAGCACACGGTCCGATGGGTTGGTGATCGGCCAGGTAGAAATTCAGCCGACGCCTCCAGCGGTGCGTCTGTCTGAAGAGAGCCAATCACTGCTTGATATTCTCCGCAGCCTGGAACAACACCCGCATGTGCAGCGCCTGAACCTGAGGCTGGACTATAACGATTCATGGCAGGTGGCCTATGCCCTGGTGCAATTATTGCCCATGGATGAGGCGCTGAAATATGAGTTATTGGGCATGGCCGACATCAATGATCTGGCGGCTGAGTTACAGGTATTGCTGAAACAGATCAGTGGCGAAAACTAA
- a CDS encoding YkgJ family cysteine cluster protein — protein sequence MDCRSHCGACCVAPSIHQPFYGMPNGKPAGESCIHLDDAEGCRLFGDARRPGLCAAFMPQPACCGNNRDEALALLAALEVETQPSTVRWTET from the coding sequence ATGGACTGTCGAAGCCACTGCGGTGCCTGTTGTGTTGCGCCCTCTATCCACCAGCCTTTTTATGGCATGCCCAACGGTAAGCCGGCGGGTGAGTCTTGCATTCATCTGGATGACGCTGAAGGCTGCCGTTTGTTTGGGGATGCGCGACGCCCTGGCCTGTGCGCGGCGTTCATGCCACAGCCAGCCTGCTGCGGCAATAATCGGGACGAGGCACTGGCGCTTCTGGCTGCACTGGAGGTCGAGACGCAGCCCTCAACAGTGCGGTGGACAGAGACATGA
- a CDS encoding efflux RND transporter permease subunit has translation MFEWMTSIYDRLVLRRPWMTLALVTLLVAGMATQLHKITLDASADALLLQGDPSLELFREVGREYRTEEFVLVTWSPDVELLSSASLDPLRTMADELRELEGVSSVVTVWDVPLLESPPVSLRDITSGDPLPSLEDEGIDRSQALTEFTTSPIYANLLVSEDGELTAVQINLERDDYYDELLQKRDALRNLDKAGTLSAAQAVELQTTEQLYKAHTSVVLERQSQLVVNVREIVSRYGDYAQLFVGGVPMIAADMVTFVESDLTNFGGAILGIMLLILAVVFRRLRWVVIPLVACGYTLVVMLGLLGLLDWRMTVISSNFVAVLLIICLALSIHLIVRYRELHALDPDGSLHERVLNTVRLMVVPCFYSCLTTAVAFVSLVVSGIQPVIDFGWMMTTGIVIALLITFLVVPCLMVVWRDTQETAHADDTPPLTRYFAVLADRFGGTILFVSLLLFALTVYGVSRLEVENRFIDYFHETTEIYRGMELLDARLGGTIPLDIVITAPDMTAPLPGLENLSPASDASPVVGDPPGGDGVIEDEFADEDFGDDEFADEWGDDFGDDDFGVPGQESFKPSYWFSVPGMRQLDLVHNHIDALEETGKVLSLSTVYAVVKDLMGQDISSVELALVQKSLTDDIKEMMVDPYFSLDKEQVRINVRVKETSETLRRNDFLVALKRDLVEELGLEESQVQLTGMLVLYNNVLQSLFRSQILTLGTVFAVILVMFLVLFRSLKLSLIALVPNLLAAGMVLGVMGLTGTPLDIMTITIAAIVLGIGVDNCIHYVHRFRREFPRDRDYVATMYRCHESIGRALYYTTVTVVVGFSMLTLSNFNPSIYFGLLTVLAMLTAVIGALLLLPRLIILFRALGPADNA, from the coding sequence GTGTTTGAATGGATGACTTCTATCTACGACCGGCTGGTGCTCCGTCGCCCCTGGATGACCCTTGCGCTGGTGACTCTGCTGGTGGCAGGCATGGCGACCCAGCTTCATAAGATTACGTTGGACGCCTCTGCCGACGCGCTGCTGCTGCAGGGCGATCCCTCACTGGAGCTATTCCGCGAGGTAGGCCGGGAATACCGCACGGAGGAGTTTGTGCTGGTGACCTGGAGCCCTGATGTCGAGCTGCTGTCGTCCGCGTCTCTGGACCCGCTGCGCACCATGGCGGACGAGTTGCGTGAGCTAGAGGGCGTGTCCTCGGTGGTTACGGTGTGGGATGTGCCTTTGCTGGAGAGCCCGCCGGTCAGCTTGCGCGATATTACCTCTGGCGACCCCCTGCCCAGTCTGGAGGACGAGGGTATTGACCGTAGTCAGGCCCTTACTGAATTCACCACCAGTCCTATTTACGCCAACCTGCTGGTCAGTGAAGACGGTGAGTTGACCGCGGTCCAGATCAACCTTGAGCGCGACGATTACTACGACGAGCTGCTGCAAAAACGGGATGCGCTGCGTAACCTGGACAAAGCGGGCACGCTGTCTGCGGCGCAGGCGGTCGAGCTCCAGACTACGGAGCAATTATACAAAGCGCACACCAGCGTAGTCCTCGAACGGCAAAGTCAGTTGGTAGTCAACGTGCGCGAAATAGTGTCTCGCTACGGTGATTACGCCCAGTTGTTCGTCGGTGGGGTGCCCATGATCGCGGCGGATATGGTGACGTTTGTCGAAAGCGACCTGACTAATTTCGGCGGCGCGATTCTTGGGATAATGCTGCTGATTCTGGCGGTGGTCTTCCGTCGTCTGCGCTGGGTTGTTATTCCCCTGGTGGCCTGTGGTTATACCCTGGTGGTGATGCTGGGACTGCTCGGTTTGCTGGACTGGCGCATGACGGTCATTTCGTCCAACTTTGTCGCCGTGTTGCTCATTATCTGCCTTGCACTGAGCATTCACCTTATCGTTCGCTACCGCGAACTGCACGCGCTGGATCCGGACGGGAGTCTGCATGAGCGCGTGCTCAATACCGTACGGCTTATGGTTGTACCGTGTTTTTACAGCTGCCTGACCACTGCAGTGGCGTTTGTATCTCTGGTGGTATCGGGTATCCAGCCGGTTATCGACTTCGGCTGGATGATGACTACCGGTATTGTCATTGCCCTGCTGATAACGTTCCTGGTGGTGCCCTGCCTGATGGTGGTCTGGCGCGATACGCAGGAGACTGCTCACGCCGACGACACCCCGCCCTTAACGCGCTACTTCGCGGTACTGGCAGATCGCTTCGGCGGCACCATCCTGTTTGTGAGTCTGCTGCTGTTCGCGTTGACGGTATACGGTGTTTCGCGTCTGGAAGTTGAAAACCGCTTTATCGATTACTTTCATGAGACCACTGAAATTTATCGTGGCATGGAGCTGCTTGACGCTCGACTGGGTGGCACCATCCCGCTGGATATCGTGATCACGGCGCCGGACATGACTGCGCCGTTGCCCGGATTGGAGAATCTCTCGCCTGCCAGCGACGCATCGCCGGTTGTTGGCGACCCGCCAGGCGGCGACGGTGTTATCGAGGATGAATTTGCCGATGAGGACTTCGGCGACGATGAGTTCGCCGACGAGTGGGGCGATGACTTTGGCGATGATGATTTCGGTGTGCCAGGGCAGGAGAGCTTCAAGCCCAGCTACTGGTTCAGTGTGCCGGGCATGCGTCAGCTTGACCTTGTGCACAACCACATCGATGCGCTGGAAGAGACTGGCAAAGTCCTGTCTCTGTCCACCGTTTACGCGGTAGTCAAGGATCTGATGGGCCAGGATATCAGCAGCGTAGAGCTGGCCCTGGTTCAGAAAAGCCTCACAGACGACATCAAGGAAATGATGGTCGACCCCTATTTCTCGCTCGACAAAGAGCAGGTGCGCATCAATGTGCGTGTAAAAGAAACCAGCGAGACATTGCGACGCAATGATTTTCTGGTAGCACTCAAACGCGACCTGGTGGAGGAATTAGGGCTGGAAGAATCGCAGGTACAACTGACGGGCATGCTGGTGTTGTATAACAACGTACTGCAAAGCCTGTTCCGCTCCCAGATTCTTACCCTGGGCACGGTATTTGCCGTGATCCTGGTCATGTTCCTGGTGCTGTTCCGCTCTCTGAAACTGTCACTCATCGCGCTGGTGCCGAACCTGCTGGCGGCGGGCATGGTGCTGGGAGTAATGGGGCTAACGGGAACACCACTGGATATTATGACCATTACCATTGCTGCTATTGTGTTGGGCATTGGCGTCGATAATTGTATTCATTACGTGCATCGCTTTCGGCGTGAGTTTCCTCGCGATCGTGACTACGTGGCGACTATGTACCGCTGCCACGAGAGCATCGGCCGCGCACTGTATTACACTACCGTGACGGTGGTGGTGGGTTTCTCCATGCTGACACTGTCAAACTTCAACCCGAGTATTTACTTTGGCCTGTTGACGGTGCTGGCCATGTTGACGGCGGTCATCGGTGCCCTGCTGTTACTGCCGCGCCTCATCATACTGTTCCGGGCGCTGGGCCCGGCAGATAACGCATGA
- the mpl gene encoding UDP-N-acetylmuramate:L-alanyl-gamma-D-glutamyl-meso-diaminopimelate ligase — MGGIALLARELGYRVTGSDANVYPPMSTQLQAAGIELMEGYHPEHLEPAPDCVVVGNAMSRGNPLVEHLLNVGLRYTSGPQWLSEHVLQGRWVLAVSGTHGKTSTSSLLAWILEYAGMSPGFLIGGVPGNFGLSARLGGSDFFVVEADEYDTAFFDKRSKFVHYRPRTLCINNLEFDHADIFDDLAAIQRQFHHLLRCVPGGGLVVYRHGVNAIDETLAAGCWTPTVSFGLGDASGADWRAELLEADGSAFRVHPGPDDSAEVRWQYCGDHNVENGLTAMAAAKHVGVLPGISADALGAFKGVKRRLELLGRPGNVAVYDDFAHHPTAIATTLKGLRARTGAGRLIALIEPRSNTMRMGEHRAQLAASTRDADLVHWFQPAGLDWSLEDVIASGDTAAHLYTDIDALVGAVSEEAREGDQVVIMSNGGFGGIHRKLLDSLEGKLPRV, encoded by the coding sequence ATGGGTGGTATCGCCCTGCTGGCCAGGGAGCTCGGGTACCGGGTTACCGGGTCCGATGCGAATGTCTATCCACCCATGAGCACCCAGCTGCAAGCGGCGGGTATCGAGCTGATGGAGGGTTATCATCCTGAGCACCTTGAGCCGGCGCCGGATTGCGTGGTGGTAGGGAACGCTATGAGCCGTGGCAATCCGTTGGTGGAGCATCTGTTGAATGTCGGTTTACGCTATACCTCTGGCCCCCAGTGGTTATCGGAGCATGTTCTGCAGGGCAGGTGGGTGCTGGCGGTATCCGGCACCCATGGCAAGACGTCCACCAGTAGCCTGCTGGCCTGGATCCTGGAGTACGCGGGCATGTCACCGGGCTTTTTGATTGGCGGTGTGCCCGGTAATTTCGGTTTGTCTGCGCGTCTGGGTGGATCGGATTTTTTCGTGGTGGAGGCGGATGAGTACGATACGGCCTTTTTCGACAAGCGTTCCAAGTTTGTTCACTACCGGCCACGAACGCTCTGCATCAATAACCTTGAATTCGATCACGCCGATATCTTCGATGACCTCGCGGCCATTCAGCGTCAGTTTCACCATTTATTGCGCTGTGTGCCGGGCGGCGGGCTGGTCGTTTATCGCCACGGCGTGAACGCGATCGATGAAACCCTTGCTGCGGGATGTTGGACACCCACGGTATCCTTCGGTCTTGGAGATGCGAGCGGGGCAGACTGGCGAGCAGAATTGCTGGAGGCGGATGGTTCGGCTTTCCGTGTGCACCCCGGCCCGGACGACAGCGCTGAGGTGAGGTGGCAGTACTGCGGTGACCACAATGTCGAAAACGGCCTGACTGCGATGGCGGCTGCCAAACACGTTGGCGTGTTACCCGGAATTTCGGCGGATGCACTGGGCGCCTTTAAGGGGGTGAAGCGGCGGCTTGAGCTGTTGGGCAGGCCCGGCAACGTCGCGGTGTACGACGATTTTGCCCATCACCCTACGGCGATCGCTACAACGTTGAAGGGGTTGCGGGCTCGGACCGGGGCCGGCCGGCTAATTGCCCTGATTGAACCCCGCTCCAATACCATGCGTATGGGTGAACACAGGGCACAATTGGCCGCTTCCACTCGGGATGCCGATCTGGTTCACTGGTTTCAGCCCGCGGGTCTCGATTGGTCCCTCGAGGACGTTATTGCGAGCGGCGACACTGCTGCACACTTGTATACCGACATCGACGCGCTGGTCGGCGCCGTGTCTGAAGAGGCGCGGGAGGGAGATCAAGTGGTTATCATGAGTAACGGGGGTTTCGGCGGTATACACCGAAAACTGCTCGATAGTCTGGAGGGAAAACTGCCCCGTGTTTGA